Genomic window (Manduca sexta isolate Smith_Timp_Sample1 chromosome 26, JHU_Msex_v1.0, whole genome shotgun sequence):
taagatatcttGGAGACATTGTtgatatctttttataaaatagcgaCGACCTTAAGAGGCTGATAATTTCACAACGTCTCGGCTGATATCGCACCTCAGAGCAAAACCGAGTTCCAAGTATTACGAACTCTGTTCACTATAAAATGACAACTTTGTGGGACGAGTTACATTTCGCCGGTTTTCAATATTTACCAttgaaacataaatttatttaaagtctctttatgaataaataggtacaaattaaaatacaatttaaaaattgaatttacacatcaaaatacaattacttaaaaatattgttaatagtaataaagattaacgtgttttaatgtttatagaggTTTCGTTATCCGTTTCATGAGCAATTCTTGCGGGATGGGTATTTGTCCCACGAAGTCGACGCCTGGTCCTGCTCTCATTTTCTTGTTACATTGTGGGAACCGATGAATTGACTCGTTCGGCAGAAATCTTATTACACAATTGTGGAAGTGCAGATctctgttttaaatataattatatggggtgtaatattttttatgacatttttagtactggcttttgttcgcggcttcgacTACGTGAATATTAgtgtccgggataaaaatcctatatttatattttcccggtataaatgcagcctatattttaagtaagaccTCTAGAAATACATTAGTGCAAACTGCATTCAACTCCATATAGGAGTTTTTCTACAATTCacgtacaaacatacagacagatagaaaagaaatctaaaaactgttgGTTTCTGTTGCTCTAACAAAGACTCCTCATATTAGTTtatcttcaatatctataatgtagaCATCGGCctattacagttttattataatatagctaAACATTTATCTTGACGACTGACACTAAATGCACAGAAATAGTTTTTTAGAGATCCGTTACGGAGGTAGATATGCGGCTTACAACGGTTAAAAAAACAAGTACCTAGGTACCTACATGCTCATTATAGATAAGTCAAtctcaatataatttatgacattattaattcaaattaccTTACGTCGGGGAACTGAAAGGGCGCAAACTCTCGTTGCTCAATATTCTTCTTGTATTGCTCCCACCTGCAGCTGAGCAGCTCGTTGCGCTCCAGAGAGTAATGCCGCTTCAATACATACTCGTACTGACCTTTCGCAAACGTCGGAATAATTCTGAAATTGCCACCTATCGCCTTGGCGATTTCTGTGCAACATAACAGAttgttaaaatcatttttagcGTCTTCGTATGGTAAAATAGCTGGTAAACAACCTGACCACAAAACTACGTGCAATACGTACAAAAATTCCCGCACCACACTGTattgtgctcaagt
Coding sequences:
- the LOC115450065 gene encoding uncharacterized protein LOC115450065; this encodes MSTEDKANIYAPCKQYKRKEPDYSVSEEIAKAIGGNFRIIPTFAKGQYEYVLKRHYSLERNELLSCRWEQYKKNIEQREFAPFQFPDVRDLHFHNCVIRFLPNESIHRFPQCNKKMRAGPGVDFVGQIPIPQELLMKRITKPL